From Moraxella sp. K1664, one genomic window encodes:
- a CDS encoding DUF2059 domain-containing protein, which yields MMLFLSSMAYANIPSDESIRRLMSLTQIQEKTTEIFVDHLMSLSHTNLMINIEETYPDITLSQYDELTLVIKNHGKNIAHDLKHHEQFKELLSQNLMAIFKEHYTQDEINAMIAFYETPVGQSIVSKQYTFYDKINNDDMSQILLSYYQSYLFTPKAQDHHDATQKAIERIIRK from the coding sequence ATGATGTTATTTTTATCATCAATGGCTTATGCCAATATACCAAGTGATGAATCTATCAGAAGGCTTATGTCATTAACACAAATACAAGAAAAAACCACAGAGATTTTTGTTGATCATCTGATGTCTTTAAGCCACACAAATCTGATGATAAATATTGAAGAAACATATCCTGATATAACACTCTCACAATATGATGAGCTGACATTAGTCATTAAAAATCATGGCAAAAATATTGCCCATGATTTAAAGCATCATGAGCAATTTAAAGAGTTATTATCACAAAATTTAATGGCGATTTTTAAAGAGCATTATACCCAAGATGAAATCAATGCCATGATAGCATTTTATGAAACCCCTGTGGGTCAAAGTATTGTCAGTAAGCAATATACTTTTTATGATAAAATCAATAATGATGACATGAGCCAAATACTTCTTTCTTATTATCAAAGCTATCTATTTACACCAAAAGCACAAGATCATCATGATGCCACCCAAAAAGCCATAGAACGCATCATCAGAAAATAA
- the accD gene encoding acetyl-CoA carboxylase, carboxyltransferase subunit beta, giving the protein MTNTQISMPTTWLNRPVPSIKQDRVVQPSAVETEPSTECPNCHTLTTNTSLIFNQYVCPDCDHHLTMSARKRLEWFFDSITGELGQNYQAGDPLKFTDSKPYPLRMSEAQKTTGESEALIVMNGKIKNLELIACAFDFKFMGGSMGSVVGDRFVMAGEKALAERKPLVCFASSGGARMQEGLLSLMQMARTSAVIERLRLAGVPYIVVLTNPVYGGVTASLAMLGDVHIAEPRAMIGFAGKRVIEQTVREVLDEPFQRAEFLLDKGTVDMVVHRHELVATVYRLLTKMMKLPNVG; this is encoded by the coding sequence TCGCCCTGTACCATCCATTAAGCAAGACCGTGTCGTTCAGCCGTCTGCGGTGGAGACCGAGCCGTCTACCGAATGCCCAAATTGCCACACGCTAACGACCAACACCAGCTTGATTTTTAATCAATACGTCTGCCCCGACTGCGACCACCATTTGACGATGTCGGCTCGCAAGCGGTTGGAGTGGTTTTTTGACAGTATCACAGGTGAGCTTGGGCAAAACTACCAAGCAGGCGACCCGTTAAAATTTACAGACTCCAAGCCTTACCCTTTGCGTATGAGCGAAGCCCAAAAGACCACAGGCGAGAGTGAGGCCTTGATTGTCATGAATGGCAAAATCAAGAATTTGGAGCTGATTGCTTGTGCGTTTGATTTTAAATTCATGGGCGGTTCTATGGGCTCGGTGGTGGGCGATAGGTTTGTCATGGCGGGCGAAAAAGCCCTTGCCGAGCGTAAACCCTTGGTCTGCTTTGCGTCTAGCGGTGGGGCGAGAATGCAAGAAGGCTTATTATCACTCATGCAAATGGCTCGCACGTCTGCGGTCATCGAACGTTTGCGTTTGGCTGGCGTGCCGTATATCGTGGTGCTAACCAACCCTGTCTATGGTGGGGTAACCGCAAGCCTTGCCATGTTGGGCGATGTGCATATTGCCGAGCCTCGTGCGATGATTGGTTTTGCAGGTAAACGTGTGATTGAGCAAACCGTGCGTGAAGTGCTTGATGAGCCGTTCCAACGTGCCGAATTTTTGCTAGATAAAGGCACGGTGGATATGGTGGTACACCGCCATGAGCTTGTGGCTACCGTGTATCGACTGCTTACCAAGATGATGAAATTGCCGAATGTGGGTTGA